The proteins below come from a single Polynucleobacter necessarius genomic window:
- the adk gene encoding adenylate kinase — MRLILLGAPGAGKGTQAQFICEKFGIPQISTGDMLRAAVKARTELGIAAKKIMDAGGLVSDDIIIGLVKDRLTQPDCSKGYLFDGFPRTIPQAQAMKDAGVLIDYVLEIDVPFEAIIDRMGDRRVHPASGRTYHIKFNPPKVEGKDDVTGDPLIQRDDDKEKTVRKRLQVYDDQTRPLVVYYTSWAAQASPSDKVKAPAYRKVSGTGSVENITALILDVLK; from the coding sequence ATGCGGTTGATTCTGCTCGGTGCACCTGGTGCTGGTAAAGGCACACAAGCTCAGTTTATTTGCGAAAAATTTGGCATTCCACAGATTTCCACCGGCGATATGCTGCGTGCCGCTGTGAAAGCAAGAACAGAATTAGGAATTGCCGCCAAAAAAATCATGGATGCGGGCGGCCTGGTGTCGGATGACATCATTATTGGTTTGGTGAAAGATCGCCTGACACAACCCGATTGCAGCAAAGGATATCTGTTTGATGGTTTTCCCAGAACCATTCCCCAAGCGCAAGCCATGAAAGATGCGGGTGTACTTATCGACTACGTATTAGAGATTGATGTCCCATTCGAGGCCATTATTGATCGCATGGGTGACCGCCGTGTTCACCCCGCCTCTGGACGCACGTATCACATCAAATTCAACCCACCAAAAGTAGAGGGTAAAGATGATGTCACTGGCGATCCACTGATCCAGCGTGATGACGACAAAGAAAAAACTGTCCGTAAACGGTTACAAGTCTACGATGATCAAACGCGTCCACTTGTGGTGTATTACACTTCCTGGGCAGCCCAAGCGAGTCCGAGCGACAAGGTGAAAGCACCCGCATATCGCAAAGTTAGCGGCACTGGTAGCGTTGAAAATATCACTGCCTTAATTCTTGATGTTCTAAAGTAA
- the kdsB gene encoding 3-deoxy-manno-octulosonate cytidylyltransferase produces MITTTHTPDFLVVIPARLGSTRLPRKPLADIGGKPMVVRVAEQAQKSLATSVVVATDSTEIQSVCTEHRIECLLTKPHHPTGTDRLAELAQILKLPASAIVVNVQGDEPLIPPELINQVAQTLSQHESCAISTVAVPIQDKTEIQNPNVVKVVLNRSGEALYFSRAPIPFVRGLQQADKTVYFRHLGIYAYRADFLEAYTGLEVAPPEQAEALEQLRALWNGYRIAVHTTPIAPPAAVDTPEDLERIRSLFKNP; encoded by the coding sequence ATGATTACCACTACTCACACCCCTGACTTTTTGGTAGTCATTCCAGCAAGATTAGGATCCACGCGTCTACCACGCAAACCGCTTGCAGATATTGGGGGTAAGCCAATGGTGGTTCGCGTGGCTGAGCAAGCTCAAAAATCATTAGCTACCAGTGTTGTTGTCGCAACCGATTCCACTGAGATTCAATCGGTTTGTACTGAACATCGTATTGAATGTTTATTGACCAAACCTCACCATCCAACTGGAACGGATCGCTTGGCGGAATTGGCGCAGATACTAAAACTTCCTGCAAGTGCCATCGTAGTAAATGTGCAGGGTGATGAGCCCCTCATTCCGCCAGAACTCATTAATCAAGTTGCTCAAACATTATCGCAACATGAGTCCTGCGCGATTTCGACGGTTGCAGTACCGATTCAGGATAAAACAGAGATTCAAAATCCAAATGTTGTTAAGGTGGTGCTCAATCGATCCGGTGAGGCGCTCTATTTTTCGAGAGCACCAATCCCTTTTGTGCGTGGCTTGCAACAAGCAGATAAAACTGTTTATTTCCGCCACCTCGGCATCTATGCCTATCGAGCCGATTTTTTAGAGGCTTACACCGGACTAGAGGTGGCTCCGCCCGAGCAAGCGGAAGCCCTAGAGCAGCTACGCGCGCTCTGGAATGGCTACCGAATCGCAGTTCATACCACGCCAATAGCCCCTCCTGCAGCGGTAGACACACCAGAAGATCTTGAACGCATCCGCAGCCTTTTCAAAAACCCCTGA
- a CDS encoding Trm112 family protein has product MNRRLLDILVCPLCKSQLHFNAEQLELICKADRLAYPIRDDVPVMLVEEARSLSAEEIQ; this is encoded by the coding sequence ATGAATAGACGACTACTCGACATCTTGGTTTGCCCACTTTGCAAGAGCCAATTGCATTTCAATGCAGAGCAGCTTGAGCTCATCTGCAAAGCAGACCGCCTGGCCTACCCTATTCGGGACGATGTTCCAGTGATGTTGGTTGAAGAAGCCCGCAGCCTCTCGGCTGAGGAAATACAGTAA
- the lpxK gene encoding tetraacyldisaccharide 4'-kinase — protein MAPSFFRKAPTFWERRGPTSLLLWPISLLYELALRIRKFIQDLGIEQAKPTAVPIIIVGNIRVGGTGKTPIVITLAKQLSQLGWKPGIISRGYGSSLQTSPLPVTSESDPAIVGDEPVLMAKKLQNRFPIWVFPKRQQCINALLNGSPKVDVIISDDGLQHRGLVRWPAREGGRDIEFVVRDDRGEGNRFLLPAGPLREPANRERDATLFTSIQKNQKTSSIDEYYLGRRSFHLANHLGAPYQLINPSSIQPLEQIAEHFLPKNIALVAGIGNPQRFFDDVKRHGVVGKHIPLADHFNYTTEFFSSIKAQCILITEKDAVKCLGMQDDRIWVIPMSLRIPDNLMDWMQSILQRPDPRRYTL, from the coding sequence ATGGCGCCATCTTTCTTTCGAAAAGCCCCAACATTTTGGGAAAGGCGTGGCCCAACAAGCCTTCTACTGTGGCCCATCTCCCTACTCTACGAATTGGCTCTTCGTATTCGCAAGTTCATTCAGGATTTAGGCATTGAACAAGCCAAGCCCACCGCAGTGCCAATCATCATTGTTGGCAATATTCGGGTTGGCGGAACTGGCAAAACACCAATTGTGATTACGTTAGCAAAACAACTATCCCAACTGGGCTGGAAACCTGGAATCATCAGCCGGGGTTATGGCTCTTCTTTGCAAACATCGCCATTGCCAGTGACTAGCGAATCGGACCCCGCTATTGTTGGTGATGAACCTGTTTTAATGGCTAAGAAACTGCAAAATCGTTTTCCCATCTGGGTTTTCCCAAAACGACAGCAATGCATCAATGCTTTACTCAATGGCTCACCTAAAGTTGACGTAATTATTAGCGATGATGGTCTGCAGCATCGTGGGTTGGTGCGCTGGCCAGCCCGTGAAGGAGGTCGCGACATTGAGTTTGTTGTGCGCGATGATCGCGGCGAAGGAAATCGCTTCTTGCTACCTGCCGGCCCACTGCGCGAGCCCGCAAACCGTGAACGCGACGCTACGCTCTTTACGAGTATTCAGAAAAATCAAAAAACCAGCTCAATCGATGAATACTATCTTGGCCGCAGATCATTCCACTTAGCAAACCATCTCGGCGCCCCTTATCAACTCATTAATCCATCGAGCATTCAACCTCTAGAGCAAATCGCCGAACATTTTTTACCCAAAAATATTGCTCTCGTTGCCGGCATCGGCAATCCCCAGCGCTTTTTTGATGATGTAAAAAGGCATGGTGTTGTGGGTAAACACATTCCACTTGCAGACCACTTTAACTACACCACTGAATTTTTTTCTTCAATCAAAGCACAATGCATTTTGATCACCGAAAAAGATGCTGTGAAATGCTTGGGCATGCAAGATGATCGTATTTGGGTTATTCCTATGTCACTCCGAATTCCAGACAACCTAATGGATTGGATGCAGTCTATTTTGCAACGACCCGACCCCCGTCGCTATACCTTGTAA
- a CDS encoding ExbD/TolR family protein, protein MHSILLSTGWPIWPLLIISTTFTRYQELAITLPTASGNESPIESKQIHIAVSRDGRFAINGKVTESSQLSKALTQWSNSSGPQASNLQVNIDADAKAPHQAVMTALEAARDANLSNIVFSSQAKK, encoded by the coding sequence ATGCACTCTATCTTACTATCCACTGGCTGGCCCATTTGGCCCCTTTTGATCATTTCCACCACCTTTACGCGCTATCAAGAGCTAGCAATTACCTTACCCACAGCCAGTGGCAATGAGTCGCCAATAGAATCCAAACAGATTCATATTGCCGTCAGTCGGGATGGGCGCTTTGCAATCAACGGCAAAGTGACAGAATCTTCACAACTCAGTAAAGCATTGACGCAATGGAGCAATTCCTCTGGTCCACAAGCAAGTAATCTGCAAGTCAATATTGACGCTGATGCAAAAGCACCCCATCAAGCGGTCATGACAGCATTAGAAGCGGCACGTGACGCCAATCTCAGCAATATTGTTTTTAGCAGCCAAGCCAAGAAATAA
- the xseA gene encoding exodeoxyribonuclease VII large subunit — protein sequence MSEISREILSVGDLNRAIATSLEERFDTVWVGGEISNFKAYDSGHWYFSLKDEEGQIRCVMFRGRNGQVGFMPQFGDKVEVSASLGMYVPRGDVQLTIQTLRRAGMGGLYEAFLKLKAKLAKEGLFDEERKRALPTHPRSIGIITSSQAAALKDVLSTLARRAPHIPIVVYPTLVQGPEAPAGIIAALKAANEENVVDVILLVRGGGSIEDLWAFNDEQLAYAIAHSDIPVVSGVGHETDFTIADFVADLRAPTPTGAAELAAPRKDQLLQELSAIQQALLQRVNQRVEREAQTLDQLALRLSHALPNPDRMREQITGLQKRLYQSWSVRMDNWKRNQTHLQSQLELLNPQRTLERGYSVILSKDKNPLHAIRGPKELIPNKEFQICMADGEAEVRFAEVKITP from the coding sequence ATGTCGGAAATATCAAGAGAAATTCTGTCTGTCGGCGATCTAAATCGCGCCATTGCTACCTCTTTGGAGGAGCGTTTCGATACGGTTTGGGTTGGCGGGGAGATTTCGAATTTCAAAGCTTATGACAGCGGACATTGGTACTTTTCGTTAAAGGATGAAGAGGGTCAGATTCGTTGCGTGATGTTTCGAGGTCGAAATGGCCAGGTAGGATTCATGCCTCAGTTTGGGGACAAGGTAGAAGTCAGTGCAAGCTTGGGAATGTATGTCCCTAGAGGCGATGTTCAGTTGACCATCCAAACTCTTCGACGTGCAGGTATGGGGGGTTTATACGAAGCATTTTTAAAACTTAAGGCTAAGCTCGCAAAAGAGGGTTTGTTTGATGAAGAGCGCAAGCGCGCACTACCGACGCATCCCCGTTCGATTGGCATTATTACCTCATCGCAAGCGGCAGCATTGAAAGATGTCTTAAGTACATTAGCAAGACGAGCGCCACACATTCCGATTGTTGTCTATCCAACATTAGTGCAAGGGCCTGAAGCACCCGCTGGAATCATTGCGGCACTCAAGGCAGCAAATGAAGAGAATGTGGTGGATGTGATTTTGTTAGTTCGAGGCGGTGGCAGCATAGAGGATTTGTGGGCATTTAATGACGAGCAATTGGCGTATGCCATTGCGCACTCAGATATTCCGGTGGTGAGCGGCGTGGGTCACGAGACCGACTTCACGATTGCAGACTTTGTGGCAGACCTACGAGCCCCAACCCCAACGGGTGCTGCGGAGCTAGCAGCACCAAGAAAAGATCAGCTTCTTCAAGAACTCAGTGCCATTCAGCAAGCGTTGCTGCAAAGAGTAAATCAGCGAGTAGAGCGAGAGGCGCAAACCTTGGATCAGTTAGCTCTGAGGTTGAGTCACGCTTTACCCAATCCAGATCGGATGCGTGAACAAATTACCGGTTTACAAAAGCGGCTATATCAATCGTGGTCTGTGCGAATGGATAATTGGAAGCGCAACCAAACACATCTTCAATCTCAGTTAGAGTTGCTAAATCCTCAGAGAACTTTGGAGCGTGGATATTCAGTTATCTTGAGCAAAGACAAAAACCCATTGCATGCCATCAGAGGTCCCAAAGAGCTTATCCCTAACAAAGAGTTTCAAATTTGTATGGCCGATGGTGAAGCTGAGGTGCGTTTTGCGGAGGTCAAAATAACCCCATAA
- a CDS encoding type II toxin-antitoxin system Phd/YefM family antitoxin, with protein sequence MTTLTASEARAGLYRLIDQAAESHKPVLISGKRANAVLISEEDWSAIQETLYLLSIPSMRESIKNAMTEPLAKSKKVLKW encoded by the coding sequence ATGACTACATTGACTGCAAGCGAGGCTAGGGCGGGTTTATACCGCTTGATTGATCAGGCGGCTGAATCTCATAAACCAGTGCTAATTTCTGGCAAGCGGGCTAATGCTGTGTTGATTTCGGAAGAGGATTGGAGCGCAATTCAGGAGACTCTTTACCTCCTATCAATACCGAGTATGCGTGAATCGATCAAAAATGCAATGACAGAACCATTAGCAAAAAGTAAAAAGGTGTTGAAGTGGTAG
- a CDS encoding Txe/YoeB family addiction module toxin: MVVWDLVYSKYALKDAKKISAAGLKDRAQALLSILEIDPFRIPPPYEKLVGDLKGAYSRRINIQHRLVYEVFRKEKTVRILRMWMHYE; the protein is encoded by the coding sequence GTGGTAGTTTGGGATTTGGTTTATTCCAAATATGCCTTAAAAGACGCTAAAAAAATTTCGGCTGCAGGCTTGAAAGATAGGGCTCAGGCATTGCTCTCTATTTTAGAGATTGATCCATTTCGAATTCCGCCGCCGTATGAGAAATTGGTTGGTGATCTGAAGGGGGCATACTCTCGCAGGATTAATATTCAACACCGCCTTGTCTATGAAGTATTTCGAAAAGAGAAAACGGTGCGCATCTTGAGAATGTGGATGCACTACGAATGA
- the murB gene encoding UDP-N-acetylmuramate dehydrogenase, giving the protein MNSHPMVPSAAKFIRNLSLRERNTFGLEANAELAYEITAADQIPAVMGEILRQQLSWRVLGGGSNVVLPATLRGATLLMNIPGQEIISADAQSTLLSVRGGVIWHELVAWTLENDLPGLENLALIPGTVGAAPIQNIGAYGVELAQYIHSVQAFDIRTQTLTTLPKEACQFAYRDSYFKQQPNRFIVTNVVFEIPKEWQPRIHYADLAQQFSNNPTPTPEEIFLAVCKIRTQKLPDPKIIGNAGSFFQNPIIPVEQYETLLLKYPNLVSYPDIAGKRKLAAGWLIGQCCLKGERMGNVGVYEKQALVLVNYGNGTAQDILGLAKCIQEKVKKEFGVNLEIEPNIL; this is encoded by the coding sequence ATGAACTCCCATCCAATGGTGCCTAGCGCAGCGAAATTCATCCGAAATCTGAGTCTTCGGGAACGCAATACCTTTGGATTAGAGGCGAACGCCGAATTGGCATACGAGATCACTGCTGCAGATCAAATTCCTGCCGTGATGGGGGAAATTTTGCGGCAGCAACTCTCTTGGAGAGTGTTGGGGGGTGGCAGTAATGTCGTTTTACCCGCAACCCTGCGAGGCGCTACCCTGCTCATGAATATCCCAGGCCAAGAGATTATTTCTGCCGACGCCCAATCTACCTTACTTTCAGTAAGGGGCGGAGTTATCTGGCATGAATTGGTTGCTTGGACACTCGAAAATGATTTGCCCGGTCTAGAAAACTTAGCCCTCATTCCAGGCACGGTTGGTGCGGCGCCGATACAAAACATTGGCGCCTATGGCGTTGAGCTTGCCCAATATATTCATTCGGTTCAAGCATTTGACATTCGGACCCAAACCCTGACTACCCTTCCAAAAGAAGCCTGTCAATTTGCGTATCGAGATAGCTACTTCAAGCAACAGCCTAATCGCTTTATTGTGACCAATGTAGTCTTTGAAATTCCGAAAGAATGGCAACCCAGAATTCATTATGCGGATTTAGCGCAACAGTTTTCAAACAACCCCACCCCTACCCCAGAAGAAATCTTTCTAGCCGTTTGTAAAATTCGCACCCAAAAGCTACCTGACCCTAAGATCATTGGTAACGCTGGCAGTTTCTTTCAGAACCCCATCATCCCCGTTGAACAATATGAAACTCTGCTCCTGAAATACCCGAACTTGGTTTCTTATCCTGATATTGCAGGCAAACGAAAATTGGCGGCAGGCTGGCTAATAGGCCAGTGCTGTCTTAAAGGCGAACGCATGGGAAATGTGGGGGTTTATGAAAAGCAAGCGCTGGTTCTCGTAAATTATGGGAATGGCACAGCCCAAGATATTCTTGGGCTAGCAAAATGCATTCAAGAAAAAGTGAAAAAAGAATTTGGCGTGAACCTAGAGATCGAGCCGAATATTCTTTAG
- a CDS encoding YajQ family cyclic di-GMP-binding protein, producing the protein MPSFDVVCEPDMVELKNAIEQSNKEISNRFDFKGSDSRVEQEDEALILFADDEFKLGQVRDVLIGKMAKRNVDVRYLKDDKTETIGGDKRKQTMKIQKGITSDLSKKVVRIIKDSKLKVQTSIQGDAVRVTGAKRDALQATMALLKKNVTEAPLGFNNFRD; encoded by the coding sequence ATGCCCTCATTTGACGTTGTATGCGAACCAGACATGGTTGAACTTAAAAATGCGATTGAACAATCCAATAAAGAAATCAGCAATCGCTTTGATTTCAAGGGTTCTGACAGCCGCGTAGAGCAAGAAGATGAAGCCTTGATTTTATTTGCAGACGATGAGTTCAAGCTCGGTCAGGTGCGCGATGTTTTGATCGGTAAGATGGCAAAACGGAATGTCGATGTGCGCTATCTCAAGGATGACAAGACCGAAACTATTGGCGGTGATAAGCGTAAGCAAACCATGAAGATTCAAAAAGGGATTACTTCCGATCTATCAAAAAAAGTTGTGCGCATTATTAAAGACAGCAAGCTCAAAGTACAGACAAGTATTCAAGGAGATGCTGTACGTGTGACGGGTGCTAAGCGTGATGCTTTGCAAGCAACCATGGCTTTGCTGAAGAAAAATGTTACTGAGGCGCCCCTCGGTTTTAATAACTTCCGTGACTAA
- the xerD gene encoding site-specific tyrosine recombinase XerD, whose product MTSVTNESAKVAPASTEAIEHFCDACWLGDGLSKNSLSAYRRDLLLFAQWLYQDSGSDLYAVQEKDVTAYIAHRRADKAATANRRLTVFKRFYRHALRMNLVKSDPCIGLRAAKQALRFPKTLSEDQVTALLNAPDIDTPLGLRDRTMLELMYASGLRVSEIVSLKTVALGMNEGVVRIVNGKGGKERLVPFGGEAGQWLRRYFAEARIPLLEGKLSDAVFVGRHTGTALTRQAFWVLIKRYAVLANIPVALSPHTLRHAFATHLLNHGADLRVVQLLLGHVDISTTQIYTHVARERLKSIHQQHHPRGS is encoded by the coding sequence ATAACTTCCGTGACTAATGAATCTGCGAAGGTCGCCCCAGCAAGCACTGAGGCGATCGAACATTTTTGCGATGCCTGCTGGCTAGGGGATGGGCTCTCAAAAAATAGCTTGTCAGCATACCGAAGGGATTTATTACTTTTTGCGCAGTGGCTTTACCAAGATTCTGGATCAGATCTGTATGCGGTTCAGGAAAAAGATGTAACAGCCTATATTGCACATCGTCGTGCTGACAAGGCTGCTACTGCAAATCGACGCCTTACTGTATTCAAGCGGTTCTACCGACATGCTTTACGCATGAACCTCGTAAAAAGTGATCCCTGTATTGGATTGCGAGCCGCAAAACAGGCTTTGCGTTTCCCGAAAACGTTAAGCGAGGATCAAGTAACAGCCTTATTAAATGCACCCGATATTGATACCCCTCTGGGATTGCGTGATCGCACCATGCTGGAACTGATGTATGCCAGTGGTTTGCGTGTTTCTGAAATTGTTTCCCTGAAAACGGTTGCCTTGGGTATGAATGAGGGCGTAGTGCGCATCGTCAATGGTAAGGGGGGTAAGGAACGTTTGGTGCCATTTGGTGGTGAAGCGGGGCAATGGTTGAGGCGGTATTTTGCAGAGGCGCGCATACCCTTGTTAGAGGGAAAGTTGAGCGATGCAGTTTTTGTCGGACGTCACACTGGCACTGCCTTAACAAGACAAGCATTCTGGGTGCTCATTAAGCGTTATGCGGTGCTAGCTAACATTCCGGTGGCGCTATCGCCGCATACTCTTCGACATGCCTTCGCCACGCATTTATTGAATCATGGAGCAGATTTAAGGGTGGTCCAGTTATTGCTGGGCCATGTTGATATCTCTACTACCCAAATTTATACCCATGTCGCTAGGGAGCGCCTCAAATCAATTCACCAGCAACATCATCCCCGCGGTTCCTGA
- the plsY gene encoding glycerol-3-phosphate 1-O-acyltransferase PlsY, whose amino-acid sequence MNPSLDLLLIPIAYLIGSISFAVVVSKCMNLPDPHSYGSGNPGATNILRTGNKLAAALTFLGDALKGYVAVMLARVWLGDQSLTGAFGSWVLCGVALAVFLGHLFPVFRGFNGGKGVATACGILFGVNAILGVATLSTWVIVAVFLRYSSLAALASAIFGPIHFTFLFGFQPMGIVLLAISVLLIWRHRSNIQNLLNGTESRIGSKKSKA is encoded by the coding sequence ATGAATCCAAGCCTAGACCTTCTGCTCATTCCGATCGCCTATCTGATTGGTTCCATTTCATTCGCAGTGGTTGTGAGTAAATGCATGAACTTACCAGACCCACATTCTTATGGCTCAGGCAATCCTGGCGCAACCAACATATTGCGTACCGGAAATAAATTGGCTGCAGCATTAACGTTTTTAGGTGATGCGCTGAAGGGTTACGTTGCAGTGATGCTCGCGCGTGTTTGGTTAGGTGATCAATCACTGACGGGTGCTTTTGGATCTTGGGTGCTCTGTGGCGTTGCTCTGGCGGTATTCCTGGGGCATCTCTTCCCCGTCTTTCGTGGATTTAATGGTGGAAAGGGCGTGGCAACTGCCTGCGGTATTTTGTTTGGCGTTAACGCCATTCTCGGAGTCGCAACCTTGAGCACGTGGGTCATCGTCGCAGTGTTCTTGCGCTACTCCTCGCTAGCAGCACTAGCTTCGGCAATCTTTGGACCGATCCACTTTACATTTTTATTTGGCTTTCAACCGATGGGGATAGTGCTGCTAGCAATTTCTGTTTTGTTGATTTGGCGTCATCGAAGCAATATTCAGAACTTACTCAATGGCACCGAGAGCCGCATTGGCTCTAAAAAGAGTAAAGCCTAA
- a CDS encoding MAPEG family protein, protein MTIACACILFMGLLPYVAAGIAKKGFDHYDNRMPREWLAKQTGFRARANAAQANLFESLPLFFAAVIIASIANTPQDRIDLLAIGFAVARVAYLICYVANWATARSIVWLFGLICVITLFFQI, encoded by the coding sequence ATGACGATTGCCTGTGCATGTATTTTATTTATGGGCTTACTTCCCTACGTTGCAGCCGGTATCGCCAAAAAAGGGTTTGACCACTATGACAATCGTATGCCCAGAGAATGGTTAGCAAAGCAAACGGGATTTCGTGCTCGAGCCAATGCTGCGCAAGCAAATCTTTTTGAATCGTTACCCTTGTTCTTTGCCGCGGTCATTATTGCCAGTATTGCTAATACTCCACAGGACAGAATTGATTTATTGGCAATCGGATTTGCCGTGGCACGAGTGGCCTACTTGATTTGTTATGTTGCCAATTGGGCCACAGCACGATCCATTGTTTGGTTGTTCGGATTGATTTGTGTCATTACCCTCTTTTTTCAAATTTAA
- a CDS encoding high-potential iron-sulfur protein — MKNSRRQFMILSAAGACTLALNGKVQAQAMVAETDPQAAALGYKADASKVDKAKFAKYAAGQQCDNCALYQGKPGSAAGGCSLFAGKQVAGKGWCSAYAKKA; from the coding sequence ATGAAAAATAGTCGTCGCCAATTTATGATTTTGTCCGCTGCTGGAGCATGTACATTAGCGTTGAACGGTAAGGTTCAAGCTCAAGCGATGGTCGCAGAAACCGATCCACAAGCTGCTGCACTGGGTTACAAAGCGGATGCTAGTAAAGTGGATAAGGCGAAGTTTGCGAAGTATGCAGCTGGTCAGCAATGCGATAACTGTGCGTTGTATCAAGGTAAACCAGGTTCTGCTGCTGGTGGTTGCTCGCTGTTCGCAGGCAAGCAAGTTGCAGGCAAGGGCTGGTGCTCAGCATATGCTAAGAAGGCATAA
- a CDS encoding HPP family protein, producing MMGEFVGVQEWLMASLGASALLVFALPGSPMAQPWAVIAGNTISALIGIVAFMVVPEPLLAMPIAASLSILGMFVLRCLHPPAAAVALIVILGHVTQFRYAIFPVMIDSILLVIAGALYSNLTGKTYPNKPLR from the coding sequence ATGATGGGTGAATTCGTTGGAGTTCAAGAGTGGTTAATGGCCTCCTTGGGGGCTAGCGCTTTATTGGTGTTTGCATTGCCGGGTAGCCCAATGGCTCAGCCCTGGGCTGTGATAGCGGGCAATACGATCTCCGCCCTCATTGGAATCGTAGCTTTTATGGTGGTTCCTGAACCATTGCTGGCTATGCCGATTGCGGCAAGCCTATCGATTCTTGGTATGTTTGTGTTGCGATGCTTACATCCGCCTGCCGCCGCTGTAGCGTTGATCGTTATCTTGGGTCATGTAACGCAATTTCGGTACGCCATTTTCCCGGTCATGATTGATTCAATATTATTGGTCATAGCGGGAGCGCTCTATAGTAATCTGACTGGTAAGACCTATCCCAATAAACCATTACGCTAA